A portion of the Acidihalobacter yilgarnensis genome contains these proteins:
- a CDS encoding TIGR03016 family PEP-CTERM system-associated outer membrane protein: MMHSREASANVICGARDSILGNVRFFYQSPQCIAHQISVALFVLLTQMLLINHAMAAGVAGFGGDGLGRYTQAYGGNSPGIGGGMGSCVPSYQQNSLAATQDLLSGNVSPPALSGYLQPSMALSQVYSDNINLAPNGFAKSDNATILTPKLSGCTTGSRVFANFDYTAQAIKYWENPPDNKIYSQFNGRVLGELYPGHLYIDANTQYGQAVINPLQTYSTNNVFSTTANRTNIWDSYVSPYWQQSLGSLGLATLRYTYGHVVYSVPSLHNSTSEGASFNLRNPTLNTDWSWVANWSSTQVSYAGLSTLQYFDNASLELGYQLLKSFRVLTKFGIEDNYLANGVIKRYASPYWSAGFKWEQQYASLKVMVGHRFFGRSYSVDAAYTPQSYKLSASYSEIPTVTSLMGMNGTGNSFVAPAISTIANYGQLQNTQVYLSKRAQVEFTYPMSRSAINLELYDERQIYQSGPISEYRTTGGNIGLQWAVTQRSQVHADFDRMRFSSSAQPADYLNITNIGWTYYLLPTATFSFDVSRQNRTSNVPVSGYVANSVSAVINATF; encoded by the coding sequence ATGATGCATAGTCGCGAAGCATCAGCGAATGTTATATGCGGGGCTCGCGATAGCATTCTTGGGAATGTTCGTTTTTTTTATCAATCACCTCAATGCATCGCCCATCAGATATCGGTCGCGTTGTTTGTATTGTTGACTCAGATGTTACTGATAAATCATGCGATGGCGGCTGGAGTTGCGGGTTTTGGCGGTGACGGATTGGGTCGCTATACACAAGCATATGGCGGCAATTCACCAGGTATCGGTGGGGGGATGGGGAGTTGTGTGCCAAGCTATCAGCAGAATAGTTTGGCGGCAACGCAAGACCTGCTAAGTGGTAACGTTTCGCCACCGGCGTTATCAGGGTACCTACAGCCTTCAATGGCACTATCACAAGTTTATTCGGACAATATCAATCTCGCACCAAATGGGTTTGCCAAATCCGATAATGCCACAATATTGACGCCGAAACTTTCTGGTTGTACGACGGGGAGTCGTGTGTTTGCGAATTTTGATTACACAGCCCAAGCGATCAAATATTGGGAAAATCCGCCCGATAACAAAATCTACAGCCAATTTAATGGCCGTGTATTAGGAGAATTATATCCGGGCCATCTTTATATTGATGCTAATACACAATATGGGCAGGCCGTAATCAATCCATTGCAGACTTATTCCACAAATAATGTTTTTTCGACGACAGCAAACCGCACCAATATATGGGACTCATATGTCAGTCCGTACTGGCAACAAAGCCTTGGATCACTTGGCCTGGCGACACTTCGGTATACATATGGCCATGTCGTGTATAGCGTGCCGTCGTTACATAACTCGACCAGTGAGGGTGCTAGTTTTAATTTGCGTAACCCGACGCTGAATACTGACTGGTCATGGGTAGCGAACTGGAGTAGCACACAAGTCAGTTACGCGGGGCTAAGCACGCTTCAGTATTTTGATAATGCTTCGCTTGAATTGGGTTACCAGCTTCTGAAATCGTTTCGCGTGTTAACCAAGTTCGGGATTGAAGACAATTATTTGGCTAATGGGGTCATCAAGAGATATGCAAGTCCATATTGGAGCGCCGGATTTAAATGGGAACAGCAATATGCCTCATTAAAGGTAATGGTGGGGCATAGGTTTTTTGGCAGGTCTTATTCGGTCGACGCGGCGTATACACCACAAAGTTATAAACTGTCAGCAAGCTATTCTGAAATACCAACAGTGACATCCCTTATGGGAATGAATGGCACGGGAAATTCATTTGTTGCACCCGCGATATCGACGATTGCTAATTATGGCCAACTACAGAATACGCAGGTATATCTGAGTAAGAGAGCGCAGGTGGAATTCACATATCCGATGTCGAGGAGTGCGATCAATTTGGAGTTGTATGACGAGCGCCAGATTTATCAGAGTGGGCCGATTAGCGAATACCGCACAACCGGTGGGAATATCGGCCTCCAGTGGGCAGTGACACAACGTAGTCAAGTGCATGCAGATTTCGATCGAATGCGATTTTCGTCATCTGCTCAACCAGCAGACTATCTGAACATCACCAATATCGGCTGGACTTACTATCTGCTGCCTACCGCAACTTTTTCGTTTGATGTGAGTCGACAAAATCGAACTTCAAATGTGCCGGTCAGCGGGTATGTGGCGAACTCAGTTTCGGCCGTCATCAACGCGACCTTCTAA
- a CDS encoding TIGR03087 family PEP-CTERM/XrtA system glycosyltransferase — protein sequence MRDLLFLAHRIPYPPDKGDKIRSFHVLDGLSKHFRIHLGAFIDDREDIQYIDKLREYCASVYLPVVNPWLGQLRGLPAAISGAPLSLSRYEHSGFARWVSMTIENNDIGFVYAFSSAMGRYGLSASPRLMRRVMDFVDMDSEKWRQYASQAPFPMRMIYKREARTLATEERALAALYDASVLVSEDEAELFRDRNPQYSNRIHAITNGVDVDYFDPDLVYENPFVTDDANLVFTGAMNYQANVDGVVWFCRHVWPLVIDQLPSAKFYVVGQKPVSAVSALNQLSGVTVTGRVPDVRPYLAHANAICAPLRVARGIQNKVLEALAMGKPVVGTSAAWEGIGAFSSTFGSRSNMSHEFANAVLFYLQTGDGLADDRRQTIADRFHWPASIDKLVHALIGDEGVSLSDTRRAV from the coding sequence ATGCGGGACTTGTTGTTTCTGGCGCACAGAATCCCTTATCCTCCCGATAAGGGAGACAAGATCCGTTCATTTCATGTTTTGGATGGGCTGTCCAAACACTTCAGGATCCATCTGGGTGCTTTTATTGATGATCGTGAAGATATTCAATATATAGATAAATTGCGTGAATATTGCGCTAGTGTTTACTTGCCTGTCGTAAATCCTTGGTTGGGTCAGTTGCGTGGTTTGCCCGCAGCGATATCGGGTGCCCCCCTTTCTCTATCGCGTTATGAGCATTCGGGCTTTGCGCGCTGGGTATCCATGACTATTGAAAATAATGATATTGGATTTGTTTACGCATTTTCATCTGCAATGGGTCGCTATGGTTTGTCGGCATCCCCTCGTTTAATGCGGCGAGTCATGGATTTTGTCGACATGGATTCGGAGAAATGGCGTCAATACGCCAGTCAGGCACCTTTTCCAATGCGCATGATCTACAAACGCGAAGCGCGCACACTCGCGACAGAAGAGCGTGCTTTGGCAGCATTGTATGATGCCTCTGTTTTGGTGTCTGAAGACGAAGCGGAATTGTTTCGTGATCGCAACCCGCAGTATTCGAATCGGATCCATGCAATCACCAATGGTGTTGATGTGGATTACTTTGACCCGGATCTCGTATATGAAAATCCATTTGTGACCGATGATGCGAATCTGGTGTTCACCGGCGCGATGAACTATCAGGCCAATGTGGATGGCGTCGTCTGGTTTTGCAGACATGTCTGGCCCTTAGTGATCGATCAACTGCCCTCCGCGAAATTCTATGTGGTCGGACAAAAGCCTGTTTCTGCGGTTAGCGCTTTGAATCAGTTGTCGGGTGTGACCGTGACCGGGCGCGTACCCGATGTGCGCCCATACCTGGCACATGCCAACGCGATATGTGCACCATTACGTGTTGCCAGAGGCATACAGAACAAGGTGCTTGAAGCCTTGGCGATGGGAAAGCCTGTGGTGGGTACTTCTGCCGCCTGGGAGGGAATTGGCGCCTTCTCGAGTACATTCGGGAGTCGAAGCAATATGTCACATGAGTTTGCCAATGCGGTTTTATTCTATCTACAGACGGGTGATGGGCTCGCTGACGATCGACGACAGACGATTGCGGATCGGTTTCATTGGCCCGCTTCGATCGATAAGCTTGTCCATGCGCTAATCGGTGATGAAGGCGTATCCCTTAGCGATACGCGCCGTGCGGTTTGA
- a CDS encoding autotransporter assembly complex protein TamA — translation MSIRTKARGFTTALLLILLLFYVQTVWSAGANNVEIIGLSDPLLANAQAHLTNIDLGCNAPRWQAETTLTQAHRAVRTALEAMGYYQPTIASTLERVGACWQIHLDVKPGTPIQITAISLILAGSGKQDKGLQALIADSGLHIGQVLNQGDYTALKQRLEGYTHEHGYFDARFTEHRILVDPATHSAQIRLSLNTGSRYVFGQTMLDIHSLNPSLVKGFLAYHPGEPYNANAVIESQSALVASGYFDSVRLQTQSRERAHGEVPMRLSTTPARRYQLLAGAGYSTDTGPALRLDFRNHRVNRAGHRYALNLQLARIQSQATARYEIPLANPRTDWLTLETGYQYQNTLAAQTRTWKFGATRTHLLADNWLRRISLEYLNENSTVAGTTLSGHFLIPGIGYSRTLADAPIYPQRGWSIDARLRGAARSVISTESFVQARLDIHAIAPLFGGRILTRAALGATAVDNVSSLPATLRFFAGGARSVRGYAYQSLGPTDAQGVIVGGRYLAVGSLEYDHHLTGQFYWATFYDVGNAFDTWPFTLRRGVGIGLRWHSPLGPIRLDLATPLNPLPGASRFVIQVSMGPEL, via the coding sequence GTGTCGATCCGGACCAAAGCACGCGGCTTCACCACCGCACTTTTACTCATATTGCTACTTTTTTATGTACAGACCGTGTGGTCGGCGGGTGCTAATAATGTTGAAATCATCGGTCTTTCAGACCCATTGCTTGCCAATGCACAGGCGCATCTGACGAATATCGACCTGGGTTGTAATGCGCCACGGTGGCAGGCAGAAACGACGTTGACACAGGCACATCGCGCGGTACGCACAGCGCTTGAGGCCATGGGTTACTATCAGCCGACCATCGCCTCGACGCTTGAGCGCGTCGGTGCATGCTGGCAGATCCATTTAGACGTGAAGCCCGGCACACCGATCCAAATCACGGCGATTTCACTTATCCTCGCCGGCTCAGGCAAACAAGACAAGGGCCTGCAGGCGTTGATCGCCGACAGTGGGCTACACATTGGACAGGTACTCAACCAAGGTGATTACACCGCGCTCAAGCAACGTCTTGAAGGCTATACGCATGAGCATGGCTACTTCGATGCGCGTTTCACCGAACACCGCATTCTCGTCGACCCGGCAACACACAGTGCTCAAATCAGACTCAGCCTAAACACGGGATCGCGCTACGTTTTTGGCCAGACGATGCTTGACATCCATTCGCTGAACCCCAGCTTGGTCAAAGGCTTTCTGGCCTACCACCCCGGCGAGCCCTATAACGCCAACGCCGTCATTGAAAGTCAAAGTGCCTTGGTGGCCAGTGGTTATTTCGACAGTGTGCGGCTGCAAACACAATCACGGGAACGCGCGCACGGCGAAGTGCCGATGCGCCTGAGCACCACCCCTGCAAGACGCTATCAACTACTTGCAGGCGCTGGCTATTCAACCGACACCGGTCCCGCCCTGAGGCTCGACTTTCGCAACCACCGGGTAAACCGAGCCGGGCATCGCTATGCACTCAATCTGCAATTGGCGCGCATCCAGTCGCAGGCCACCGCACGCTACGAGATTCCGCTGGCCAACCCACGCACGGATTGGCTCACTCTGGAAACTGGCTACCAATACCAGAACACCCTCGCCGCCCAGACGCGGACATGGAAGTTCGGTGCGACCCGCACGCACCTGTTGGCCGACAACTGGCTACGCCGAATTTCGCTTGAATATCTCAACGAAAATTCCACGGTTGCAGGCACGACACTTTCGGGGCACTTCCTGATACCCGGTATCGGTTACAGCCGTACGCTGGCCGACGCACCGATCTACCCACAACGGGGCTGGTCAATCGACGCGCGCCTCCGTGGCGCCGCGCGCAGCGTGATTTCCACCGAGAGCTTCGTACAGGCCAGACTCGATATCCACGCCATTGCACCATTGTTCGGCGGACGCATTCTCACGCGTGCGGCGTTGGGCGCTACCGCCGTGGACAACGTGAGTAGCCTGCCCGCGACGCTACGCTTCTTCGCCGGTGGCGCACGCAGCGTACGCGGCTACGCCTACCAAAGCCTGGGGCCCACCGATGCCCAGGGTGTCATCGTCGGCGGACGCTACCTTGCCGTCGGCAGTCTCGAATACGATCACCACCTGACCGGTCAGTTTTACTGGGCCACGTTCTACGACGTGGGTAATGCCTTCGACACCTGGCCATTCACCCTACGCCGCGGCGTAGGCATCGGGCTGCGCTGGCACTCACCACTGGGGCCGATACGCCTCGACCTCGCGACGCCCCTCAATCCGCTGCCCGGCGCCAGTCGCTTCGTCATTCAAGTCAGCATGGGGCCGGAGCTGTGA
- a CDS encoding XrtA system polysaccharide chain length determinant, with protein MQDLFEKLMGEMRNAWRFRWQGLVIVWGVSLIGWAVVYSLPNQYHSKAKVHVDTTYMLRPLLRGMVVEPDLNQEVQLLTRTVLSRQNLEKIALNSNLDLGGLTPVDKDQLLERLMHSIEIRSVGNDLYTIGYDNPNPVIAQAVVQQVLNIMMSDALGSTHDDSVTAQKFLKQQLAAYGNELNQAEQKLADFKRHNIGLMPSTGGDYISQLQTANQEKENLENKLDVALSEQVTLAQQINRIKTGKSHVHPQLDPRVQSSDAQIQSDQQKLSNLLTQYTSAYPGVIALKDQIRLEKIQRDKLVEELKNQKTDSFDPNDPVYQKVSMQYNKTTVEIDGLKTRIKLVDALIGKFKLKAGQMANVQAELESMTRNYNITKKQYDSLLSRLYSAKLSQSAQDSGNPLKFQVIDSPTKPLLPSGPKRHLMALLALFAGLAGGLSFAYLLSQIKPVFMTRADLTAVFEMPVIGVIPLAETPSITRRNQKKAVMFIGSVVVFLMTAVVAVLFAHEGAILVRVHLLGGAL; from the coding sequence ATGCAAGATCTTTTTGAGAAGTTAATGGGAGAAATGCGCAACGCTTGGCGCTTCCGTTGGCAGGGATTGGTAATCGTCTGGGGCGTGTCCCTGATTGGATGGGCGGTGGTGTATTCACTTCCCAATCAATATCACTCCAAGGCAAAAGTCCATGTGGATACGACCTATATGCTAAGGCCGTTGCTCCGCGGCATGGTTGTTGAGCCAGATTTGAATCAGGAGGTGCAGCTACTAACAAGAACGGTGTTGAGCAGGCAGAACCTTGAGAAAATTGCCTTAAACTCGAATTTAGACCTGGGTGGTTTGACGCCGGTAGATAAGGATCAATTGCTTGAAAGACTAATGCACAGTATTGAGATTCGGAGCGTCGGAAACGATTTGTACACAATTGGGTACGACAATCCGAACCCAGTAATCGCACAGGCAGTGGTGCAGCAGGTCTTGAATATCATGATGTCAGATGCGTTGGGATCTACGCATGATGATTCGGTAACAGCCCAAAAATTTCTCAAGCAGCAGCTTGCGGCATACGGTAATGAATTGAATCAGGCAGAACAGAAGCTAGCAGACTTCAAAAGACACAATATCGGTCTTATGCCCTCTACTGGTGGCGATTACATCAGTCAACTACAAACGGCAAATCAAGAAAAGGAAAACCTTGAAAACAAGCTCGATGTGGCGCTTTCAGAACAAGTAACGCTCGCGCAGCAAATAAATCGCATCAAGACAGGGAAAAGCCATGTGCACCCGCAATTGGATCCTAGAGTTCAATCTTCTGATGCGCAAATACAGAGTGACCAGCAAAAATTGAGCAATCTGCTGACCCAGTATACTAGCGCCTATCCTGGCGTGATTGCATTAAAGGACCAAATTCGCCTGGAAAAAATTCAAAGAGATAAATTGGTTGAGGAACTCAAAAATCAGAAAACAGATTCGTTTGATCCCAATGATCCCGTGTATCAGAAGGTTTCCATGCAGTATAACAAGACCACAGTTGAGATTGATGGGTTAAAAACCAGGATTAAACTCGTTGATGCATTGATAGGAAAATTTAAGCTTAAGGCTGGTCAGATGGCCAATGTTCAGGCCGAACTCGAATCAATGACGAGAAATTACAACATCACGAAAAAACAGTACGACTCACTACTGTCACGGCTGTACTCGGCAAAACTTTCCCAAAGCGCGCAAGACAGTGGTAACCCACTTAAATTTCAGGTGATTGACTCGCCCACTAAGCCATTATTGCCTAGCGGCCCTAAGCGGCACCTGATGGCACTCCTGGCATTGTTTGCTGGTCTTGCGGGAGGCCTATCCTTCGCCTACTTATTGTCGCAAATAAAACCTGTATTCATGACGCGGGCAGACTTGACAGCAGTTTTTGAAATGCCAGTTATTGGTGTGATTCCACTTGCGGAGACACCCTCGATAACGCGCAGAAACCAGAAAAAAGCAGTGATGTTTATCGGAAGCGTAGTTGTATTTCTGATGACGGCGGTTGTCGCGGTTTTGTTTGCACATGAGGGCGCGATTCTCGTTAGAGTTCATCTATTGGGGGGCGCGCTGTGA
- a CDS encoding XrtA/PEP-CTERM system exopolysaccharide export protein: protein MKNRFGLFGVVFSMCVILFISGCSNLPPISSAPEASSVPVYRIGTGDQLQIYVAGKPNLSETVPVRPDGRISIPLVQDIAAEGKTPAQLGAEIAKVLSRYVRNPEVTVIVRSFNSTYNSDIRIVGQAVKPQALPYRAGMTLLDALTAVGGLTPYASGNRAELVRRVDGKEHVYRLKLGDLLNGNIRDNAALQPGDTIIIPEKLF from the coding sequence ATGAAGAACAGATTTGGTTTGTTCGGCGTTGTATTTTCTATGTGCGTCATCCTTTTCATCAGCGGGTGCTCAAATCTGCCACCCATCTCATCGGCTCCCGAAGCGAGCAGCGTGCCGGTATATAGGATCGGTACGGGCGATCAGTTGCAGATCTACGTCGCAGGTAAACCGAATCTTTCCGAGACGGTGCCGGTTCGCCCAGATGGACGTATATCGATTCCGCTGGTCCAAGATATCGCAGCTGAAGGCAAAACGCCTGCCCAACTGGGTGCTGAGATTGCAAAAGTGCTAAGTCGATATGTGCGCAATCCTGAAGTGACCGTCATTGTCAGAAGCTTCAACAGCACCTACAACTCGGATATCCGCATTGTGGGGCAGGCAGTCAAGCCACAGGCGCTTCCTTATCGGGCGGGTATGACGTTACTCGACGCGCTGACGGCAGTGGGCGGTTTGACGCCCTATGCGTCGGGTAATCGTGCCGAACTGGTTCGGCGGGTGGATGGGAAGGAGCATGTCTATCGACTCAAGTTAGGTGATCTGCTTAACGGAAACATACGCGACAATGCCGCGCTTCAGCCTGGCGATACGATCATCATTCCGGAAAAACTTTTCTAA
- a CDS encoding FemAB family XrtA/PEP-CTERM system-associated protein, with protein sequence MNVRLVIESDRAPWDRFVAGHPEATFFHKFGWRDVLERAFNHKSYYLLAEREGAVVGVLPLARIKSRLFHDALISTPFCVYGGVLAVDSETSDALLENASEMARRMGVEYMELRQINSTQKDWPTKALYVTFRRALSESHDENMKSIPRKQRAVIRKGLNANLEVGVDANVDDFYRVYSESVRNLGTPVFSKRYTQILMDVFPGEVEIFTVRHLGVPVSSVMSFYFRDEVLPYYGGGSSAARDLKAYDLMYWELMRHAVDKGVRVFDFGRSKLDSGSYKYKMHWGFVPQPLHYQYDLIKIDEMPDVSPVNKKYIYFIKIWKKLPLSVSQVMGPPLARSLG encoded by the coding sequence ATGAATGTCAGGTTGGTTATTGAATCAGATCGTGCGCCGTGGGACCGGTTCGTCGCCGGCCACCCGGAGGCGACTTTTTTTCACAAATTCGGCTGGCGTGATGTACTTGAGCGCGCATTCAACCATAAAAGCTACTACCTGCTAGCTGAGCGTGAGGGTGCCGTGGTGGGTGTGTTGCCATTGGCGAGAATCAAAAGCCGATTATTTCATGATGCGCTCATATCGACCCCATTTTGTGTTTATGGCGGCGTGTTGGCAGTCGATTCCGAGACGTCGGACGCGTTACTCGAAAATGCTAGCGAAATGGCACGAAGAATGGGTGTTGAATATATGGAGTTGCGTCAAATAAACTCTACCCAAAAGGATTGGCCTACAAAAGCGTTATATGTAACCTTCCGCCGAGCGTTATCCGAATCACATGATGAAAATATGAAATCCATACCGAGAAAACAACGCGCCGTTATTCGTAAAGGATTGAATGCCAATCTTGAGGTTGGTGTGGATGCTAATGTAGACGATTTCTATCGGGTTTATTCTGAAAGCGTTCGCAATCTGGGCACGCCCGTTTTTTCAAAGCGCTACACTCAGATATTGATGGATGTGTTTCCGGGAGAAGTTGAGATTTTCACGGTTAGGCATCTGGGTGTGCCGGTCAGTTCTGTTATGAGTTTTTATTTCCGTGATGAGGTTTTGCCATATTACGGCGGTGGGAGTTCGGCTGCCCGTGATTTGAAGGCTTATGATTTGATGTACTGGGAACTTATGCGACACGCGGTCGACAAGGGTGTTCGTGTGTTCGACTTTGGCCGTAGTAAGCTTGATTCCGGATCCTATAAGTACAAAATGCATTGGGGTTTTGTCCCACAACCATTACATTATCAATATGATCTTATTAAAATTGATGAAATGCCTGATGTGAGTCCTGTTAATAAGAAATATATTTATTTTATAAAAATATGGAAAAAATTACCGTTGTCGGTCAGTCAAGTGATGGGCCCTCCGCTCGCGAGGAGTCTGGGTTAA
- a CDS encoding nucleotide-binding protein: MSIIERAAEKIKRSEQEKKTSEVSAASMVTPENNKDAGHENLKSTPALAGEKIQSYQDKSDAIGQPELIFKLNLQSLAQNGLIPPDGMRDMLEQEYRRIKRPLLSNITGRGAMKVSQGERIMITSSLEGEGKTFTAFNLARSLAQEQDSEVILIDADNVRQTLTKLLGLSERLGLLDALAPKGPSASEIVVRTDIERLFFVPNGTRTPTGPELLSGNRMEQLLTKLTASRPRILIFDTTPLLGTPEAVILSEAVGQILIVVKSGVTQRNAITAALHPLDRKKSISFILNQIQKSHGDPYNKYQYGYKYDA, from the coding sequence GTGAGCATCATTGAAAGGGCGGCTGAGAAAATCAAGCGATCAGAACAGGAAAAGAAAACCAGTGAGGTATCGGCGGCATCCATGGTGACGCCAGAAAACAATAAAGATGCGGGTCATGAAAATCTAAAATCGACGCCTGCGTTGGCAGGCGAAAAAATCCAGAGCTATCAAGATAAATCAGATGCAATTGGCCAACCTGAACTCATATTTAAATTGAATCTGCAGTCGCTTGCGCAAAATGGTTTGATACCGCCAGACGGGATGCGAGATATGCTTGAGCAGGAATATAGGCGAATAAAGCGTCCTTTATTATCAAACATCACAGGTCGTGGCGCGATGAAAGTCAGCCAGGGCGAAAGAATCATGATCACTAGTTCATTGGAAGGCGAAGGAAAAACATTTACCGCATTCAATCTGGCAAGAAGTTTGGCGCAAGAGCAAGATTCTGAGGTCATCCTTATCGATGCCGATAATGTACGTCAGACATTGACTAAATTACTCGGACTTTCAGAGCGGCTAGGCCTTCTTGATGCTTTGGCCCCTAAAGGCCCGTCGGCTAGCGAAATCGTCGTCCGCACGGATATTGAAAGGCTGTTTTTTGTGCCGAATGGAACCAGAACGCCAACGGGTCCTGAATTGCTGTCAGGCAACAGAATGGAACAGTTGCTGACTAAGCTGACGGCGAGCCGTCCTCGGATACTGATATTTGACACAACCCCCTTGCTCGGCACACCAGAAGCGGTGATTCTTTCTGAGGCAGTAGGCCAAATATTGATTGTTGTAAAAAGTGGCGTCACGCAGCGCAATGCCATCACGGCTGCGTTGCACCCGTTGGATCGGAAAAAATCCATCAGTTTTATCTTAAATCAAATACAAAAATCACATGGAGATCCATACAATAAATACCAATATGGATACAAATATGATGCATAG
- a CDS encoding XrtA system polysaccharide deacetylase, whose translation MSVDVEDYFQVSAFENVVLRNSWPNIALRVEKNVERILQLFDDHDVKATFFTLGWLATRLPSMVVKISEAGHEIASHGMNHQRVTNFDPKRFRADVAQSKQLLEAISGQAVLGYRAPSYSIGRDNLWALDELASAGFTYSSSIYPIKHDHYGMPEAPRFAFKPREHNLIEIPVTTVNAFGKKFPCGGGGYFRLYPYVFSRWAIRRVNNYDHQAAVFYFHPWEIDPNQPRISGLNKRSRFRHYLNLTRMEDRLTRLASDFTWDRMDRVFAPLIARQ comes from the coding sequence ATGAGTGTGGATGTTGAAGACTATTTTCAGGTTTCTGCATTTGAGAATGTTGTCCTTCGAAACTCTTGGCCGAACATCGCGCTTAGAGTCGAGAAAAACGTTGAGCGCATCCTTCAGCTATTCGATGATCATGATGTCAAGGCCACCTTCTTTACGCTCGGCTGGCTTGCTACGCGTCTACCCTCCATGGTTGTAAAGATATCAGAAGCCGGTCATGAAATTGCAAGCCATGGCATGAATCACCAGCGTGTGACCAATTTTGATCCCAAGCGGTTTCGCGCAGATGTAGCACAGTCCAAGCAATTATTGGAGGCTATTTCAGGGCAAGCAGTGTTGGGTTACCGCGCACCCAGTTATTCGATTGGTAGAGACAACTTATGGGCCCTTGATGAATTGGCTTCAGCTGGATTTACGTATAGTTCAAGTATCTATCCAATCAAACACGATCATTATGGAATGCCCGAGGCGCCTCGATTCGCTTTCAAACCCAGAGAGCATAATCTGATTGAGATCCCCGTTACAACGGTCAATGCTTTTGGAAAGAAATTCCCTTGTGGTGGCGGCGGTTATTTTCGGCTTTACCCATATGTATTTAGTCGATGGGCTATCAGGCGCGTTAATAACTATGATCATCAAGCAGCTGTATTCTATTTTCATCCCTGGGAAATTGATCCAAATCAGCCTCGTATCAGCGGACTGAATAAGAGAAGCCGATTCAGACACTATTTGAATTTAACGCGAATGGAAGACCGGCTTACGCGATTGGCGTCTGATTTCACATGGGACCGAATGGATCGCGTTTTTGCCCCATTGATTGCGCGTCAGTGA
- a CDS encoding ExeA family protein yields the protein MYEEYFGLERRPFALTPDSSFLFPSATHRRALSYLIYGLGQREGFIVITGDVGTGKTLTIQTILDYLSKHKIYGAKIAAANVEADDVLPLVSTALGLTAKNLSKAEYLDALSRTLGEDYPEGVLLIVDEAQTFSAAALEELRLLTNLSVNAKALIQIALVGQSDLRAVLNGKNMEQLFQRIIAWHQLEPLSLDETIKYINHRLHTAGWTNDPSLDEAIFPLIHDWSQGIPRRINILMDRFLLFGYLEEKHALSKDDMGTVIQELGSEFGYGRNASEHGNEQHIKRDDLESDENVVKDALELRKRLADLERLITSLVGVSHMHDLLSNLESDELLISGSENDALHMRIARLETIVSHIQNSDLLIDH from the coding sequence ATGTACGAAGAATATTTTGGACTGGAAAGGCGCCCTTTTGCGCTGACGCCCGATAGTAGCTTCCTGTTTCCGAGCGCGACGCATCGTAGAGCGCTTTCGTATTTAATATACGGATTGGGTCAGCGTGAGGGGTTTATTGTCATTACAGGAGATGTTGGCACCGGAAAAACACTCACCATACAAACGATACTGGATTATCTGTCAAAACATAAGATATATGGTGCAAAAATCGCGGCGGCAAATGTAGAGGCTGATGATGTGCTGCCTTTGGTTTCGACGGCGCTTGGCCTAACGGCTAAAAATCTTAGTAAAGCCGAATATTTAGATGCGCTCAGCCGTACGCTTGGTGAGGATTATCCGGAAGGTGTTCTGCTGATCGTAGATGAGGCACAAACATTTTCAGCGGCTGCATTGGAAGAGCTCAGATTACTTACAAATCTGAGCGTTAATGCAAAAGCATTAATTCAGATTGCATTGGTTGGTCAATCAGACCTGAGGGCTGTTCTGAACGGAAAAAATATGGAGCAATTGTTCCAGCGTATCATTGCCTGGCATCAACTTGAGCCATTGAGTTTGGATGAGACGATTAAATACATTAATCACCGACTGCATACGGCTGGATGGACGAATGATCCTAGTCTTGATGAAGCCATATTTCCGTTAATACATGATTGGTCCCAGGGTATACCTCGTCGAATCAATATTTTAATGGACAGATTTTTACTGTTTGGTTATTTGGAAGAGAAACATGCCCTGTCAAAAGATGATATGGGCACGGTTATTCAGGAACTGGGCAGTGAGTTTGGCTATGGACGTAACGCTTCCGAGCATGGAAACGAGCAGCACATCAAGCGTGATGACTTGGAAAGTGATGAGAATGTAGTAAAGGATGCATTAGAATTACGTAAAAGGCTCGCTGATCTAGAGCGATTGATTACCTCGCTTGTGGGTGTCTCTCACATGCATGATTTATTGTCTAATCTCGAAAGCGATGAATTATTAATAAGTGGTTCTGAAAATGACGCGCTGCACATGCGCATAGCGCGTCTTGAGACGATTGTATCCCATATTCAAAATTCCGACCTCCTGATCGATCACTGA